The DNA sequence TGGACGGCGGTACTCGAGGCCCTGCGCGGCGCACATCAGTTCCACAGCAAGCACGTGCCGCACGTTGTGCAGGATGCGGCGCAGCTTGAGCGCCGCCCCCATTGCCATCGGCACGACGTCCTCCTTGCTGCCGTCGGTGGGAATCGTATCCACGCTCGCCGGATGCGCGAGCACCTTGCACTCGCTCGTGAGCGCGGCCGCCGTGACCTGCGCCATCATGAAGCCGGAGCTCACGCCCGCCGTCGGGGTGAGGAACGGCGGCAATCCCTCGTTCAAGTCGGGATGCGTGAGGCGATCGGTCCGCCGTTCGCTCATCACGGCGAGGTTCGTCATCGCGATAGCGAGCACGTCGAGCGCCATCGCGGCCGCCTGTCCGTGGAAGTTGCCGCCGCTGAGCATCGTCCCGTCGTCGAACACCAGCGGGTTATCGGTCGCCGCGTTCAACTCCGGCGCAATCAGCGACTCGGCGAACTCGATCGCCTGCAGCACCGGGCCGTGCACCTGCGGCATGCAGCGCAGACCGTAGGCATCCTGCACGCGCGGGTCGTCCGAGCGATGCGACTCGCGGATCTCGCTGCCCTCCAGCAGGCCAAGGAAGCGCCGCGCACTCTCCTGCTGGCCGCGCTGGCCACGCACGTCGTGGATGCGCGCATCGAAGGCCGTCGGCGTGCCCAACAACGCCTCGAGCGTCATGGCGCCCGCGGTGTGCGCGGTCTCCCAGATGCGACGTGCCTCGAGGACGGCCAAGGCGGCGATCGCGCTATGGGCCTGCGTCCCGTTGATCAACGCGAGACCTTCCTTGGGCCCGAGCGCCACCGGCGCGAGGCCGTACTGGGCGAGCACCGCCTTCGCCTCGCCACGCCCCCCGGGGTGGTTCAGCATGCCTTCGCCGACCAACGCGAGCGCGAGGTGCGCCAGCGGCGCAAGGTCGCCGCTGGCGCCGACGCTGCCCTGCTCCGGCACATCGGGCCAGAGGCGCGCGTTGAGCATCGCGCAGAGCAACTCGACCAACTCAGGCCGTGCGCCGCTGAACCCCTTGGCGAGGCAGTTCGCGCGCAGCAGCATCATCGCGCGCACGAAGCGCTCCTCCAGCCGCGGCCCGACTCCCGCCGCGTGCGAGCGCACCAGGTTCAGCTGCAGCTGCGCCAGGCGTTCGGCAGGAATCGCGATGTCGCTCAGCTTGCCGAAGCCCGTGGTGACGCCGTACACGGCCTCACCCTTGGCGGCGAGCGCCTCCACGATCCCGCGGCTCTGCTGCATGCGCGCGCGCGCGGCCGGCGCGAGACTCACGGGAGCTGCATCATCGGCGACCGCGGCGACGTCGTGGAGCCGCAGCGCGTAGCCATCGAGCGAGACAGACATGGAACTCAGGGCAAAGGGGGGTGCCGCTGAATCTAGTTTAGCGGAGCGAGCCCGAGGCCGGCACGCGGTACGACCGCGACTCATACGGCAATCGCAGCTCCGGCTGGGCCTTCAGCGAGAGGAAGAACGTGAAGGAGAAGGCCCCGTTGGGGATGCGATTGAAGC is a window from the Pseudogemmatithrix spongiicola genome containing:
- the hutH gene encoding histidine ammonia-lyase; this encodes MSVSLDGYALRLHDVAAVADDAAPVSLAPAARARMQQSRGIVEALAAKGEAVYGVTTGFGKLSDIAIPAERLAQLQLNLVRSHAAGVGPRLEERFVRAMMLLRANCLAKGFSGARPELVELLCAMLNARLWPDVPEQGSVGASGDLAPLAHLALALVGEGMLNHPGGRGEAKAVLAQYGLAPVALGPKEGLALINGTQAHSAIAALAVLEARRIWETAHTAGAMTLEALLGTPTAFDARIHDVRGQRGQQESARRFLGLLEGSEIRESHRSDDPRVQDAYGLRCMPQVHGPVLQAIEFAESLIAPELNAATDNPLVFDDGTMLSGGNFHGQAAAMALDVLAIAMTNLAVMSERRTDRLTHPDLNEGLPPFLTPTAGVSSGFMMAQVTAAALTSECKVLAHPASVDTIPTDGSKEDVVPMAMGAALKLRRILHNVRHVLAVELMCAAQGLEYRRPLKSGPGVERVFGAVRARVPALSDDRVLGPDIESLAEGLRLGEFA